In Phragmitibacter flavus, the following are encoded in one genomic region:
- a CDS encoding tRNA (mnm(5)s(2)U34)-methyltransferase produces MPSSAHQPFPTAVQWSHLLLQPRLQPGMNAVDATAGNGHDALFLAQHVLPNGKLFIFDIQEPAITSTRQRLLDHAIPLDSVEFFQTGHQTLIQSLPPTLHGQINAIMFNLGYLPGGDKSRITLTESTLSAIRQALDMLAPDGLLTTVVYPGHDGGREEAALVETLFSQLPSDIFEVQKHAFLNYRPTTPYLMAVRRKKAEAGTPTTP; encoded by the coding sequence ATGCCGAGCTCCGCCCACCAGCCATTTCCCACCGCCGTCCAGTGGTCGCACCTCCTGCTCCAACCTCGACTCCAACCCGGCATGAACGCCGTCGACGCCACCGCTGGCAACGGACACGATGCCCTCTTCCTTGCCCAGCACGTCCTCCCCAATGGAAAACTGTTCATCTTTGACATTCAGGAGCCCGCCATTACCTCCACCCGCCAGCGATTGCTCGACCACGCCATCCCGCTCGACTCCGTTGAATTCTTCCAAACCGGTCACCAAACGCTCATCCAATCACTGCCGCCAACTCTTCATGGCCAAATCAATGCCATCATGTTCAACCTCGGCTATCTCCCCGGCGGTGACAAATCCCGCATCACGCTGACTGAGAGCACCCTCAGCGCCATTCGGCAAGCCCTCGACATGCTCGCGCCGGACGGCCTCCTCACCACCGTCGTCTATCCCGGTCACGATGGCGGACGCGAAGAAGCTGCCTTAGTCGAAACGCTCTTCAGCCAACTTCCTTCTGACATTTTCGAAGTTCAAAAACACGCCTTCCTCAACTACCGCCCAACCACACCCTATCTCATGGCAGTCCGCCGCAAAAAAGCGGAAGCAGGCACGCCGACCACGCCCTAA
- a CDS encoding metallophosphoesterase, with amino-acid sequence MKHRTFLKTLAATATSWLTSRHGLFSQETPKLVQPPFAPVVPQTPFDAPAGTWTLAVLPDTQYYSQNFPDVFVRQTEWIAAHKTSHQILFVAHEGDITNHNTPEQWTRAQKAMRVLNTAAVPYALVPGNHDLGDNGKANDRSTLMNDYFSPADYQHSPGHILFEPGKMENSAHPFQTPTGKQLLLALEFGPRDEVINWANTIATQHADHQITIVTHAHLYSDNLRNDWTIDGVEGNKKRGNPKVYGLNTNSTVNDGEQVWQKLASKHANIRFILNGHITSDLGTGLLTSTATTGQTVHQILANYQDNSPNKGGTVMPAKGHGGGGFMRLMQFHPDGKTVQMKTYSPWYDQWLTEPNQQFSCLL; translated from the coding sequence ATGAAACACCGCACCTTTCTCAAGACCCTCGCCGCAACGGCCACCTCCTGGCTCACCTCGCGCCACGGACTCTTCTCCCAAGAGACACCGAAACTCGTCCAACCGCCCTTCGCTCCGGTTGTCCCGCAAACCCCCTTCGACGCCCCCGCCGGCACCTGGACCCTTGCCGTCCTGCCCGACACCCAATACTACTCACAAAACTTCCCCGACGTCTTCGTCCGCCAGACCGAGTGGATCGCCGCCCACAAGACCAGCCATCAAATCCTCTTCGTTGCCCATGAAGGCGACATCACCAATCACAACACCCCCGAACAATGGACCCGCGCCCAAAAAGCCATGCGTGTGCTCAACACCGCCGCCGTTCCCTATGCCCTCGTTCCCGGCAATCATGACCTTGGAGACAACGGCAAAGCCAACGATCGCAGCACGTTGATGAACGACTATTTCTCCCCCGCCGACTACCAGCACAGCCCCGGCCACATCCTGTTCGAACCCGGCAAAATGGAGAACAGCGCCCACCCCTTCCAAACCCCCACCGGCAAACAACTGCTCCTTGCCCTCGAATTCGGCCCCCGCGACGAAGTCATCAATTGGGCCAACACCATCGCCACCCAACACGCCGATCATCAAATCACCATCGTCACCCACGCCCATCTTTACTCCGACAACCTCCGCAACGACTGGACCATTGACGGCGTCGAAGGCAACAAAAAGCGCGGCAACCCCAAAGTCTACGGACTCAACACCAACAGCACCGTCAACGACGGCGAACAAGTCTGGCAAAAGCTCGCCAGCAAACACGCCAACATCCGTTTCATCCTCAACGGCCACATCACCTCCGACCTCGGCACCGGCCTCCTCACCAGCACCGCCACCACCGGTCAAACCGTTCATCAAATCCTCGCCAACTATCAGGACAACTCCCCCAACAAAGGCGGCACCGTCATGCCCGCCAAAGGCCACGGCGGCGGCGGATTCATGCGTCTGATGCAATTCCATCCCGACGGCAAAACCGTGCAAATGAAAACTTATTCCCCTTGGTATGACCAATGGCTGACCGAACCCAACCAGCAGTTCAGCTGCTTGCTTTAG
- a CDS encoding VOC family protein — protein sequence MNLPIIQPYLFFNGRCEEAINFYQTALDAKVDMVMKFSDSPEPPPPGMIPEGWEDKVMHASFTFEGNIVMASDGCEAQGGYAGFSLSLSVASAEEAKRYFDALSEGGEVTMPLGETFWSPIFGMLKDKFGVAWMVGVHVEPPAGC from the coding sequence ATGAACCTTCCCATCATTCAACCTTACTTGTTCTTCAACGGTCGCTGCGAAGAAGCAATCAACTTTTATCAGACCGCCCTTGATGCGAAGGTGGACATGGTCATGAAGTTCAGTGACAGCCCCGAACCGCCCCCGCCGGGAATGATCCCTGAAGGTTGGGAGGACAAGGTCATGCACGCGAGCTTCACTTTTGAGGGAAACATCGTGATGGCCTCGGATGGCTGTGAGGCTCAGGGCGGGTATGCGGGTTTTTCCTTGTCGTTGAGCGTGGCAAGTGCGGAAGAGGCGAAGCGTTATTTTGATGCGTTGTCAGAGGGAGGCGAGGTGACGATGCCATTGGGCGAGACGTTTTGGTCGCCCATCTTCGGGATGTTGAAGGACAAGTTTGGAGTTGCCTGGATGGTTGGGGTGCATGTCGAGCCTCCAGCAGGGTGCTGA
- a CDS encoding DUF899 domain-containing protein, protein MNLPQIVSRETWQAAREALLVKEKAHTRAGEALSAERRRMPMVEITKSYQFHGPNGPLTLLDLFDGRRQLVLYHFMFAPEDEEGCSGCSMVLDNMCHPAHLHAKDITRVVVSRAPLAKIEPFKKRMGWSEPWFSSFGSDFNYDFGVTDETGEHHALSVFLRDGDRIFQTYFTSDRGVEHLGATFTYFDITPFGRQEIGEDSPAGWPQGPLYEWWKHHDRYEGIAPKSTCCH, encoded by the coding sequence ATGAACTTACCCCAAATCGTCTCCCGCGAAACATGGCAGGCCGCCCGCGAAGCCCTGCTGGTCAAAGAGAAAGCCCACACCCGTGCTGGCGAAGCGCTCAGTGCCGAACGCCGCCGGATGCCCATGGTCGAGATCACCAAAAGCTACCAGTTCCACGGACCGAACGGCCCTCTCACATTACTCGACCTGTTTGATGGTCGTCGACAGCTCGTCCTCTACCATTTCATGTTTGCCCCTGAAGATGAGGAAGGCTGCAGCGGCTGCTCCATGGTTCTCGACAACATGTGCCATCCCGCCCACCTCCATGCGAAGGACATCACCCGCGTCGTGGTCTCCCGCGCTCCGCTCGCCAAAATCGAACCCTTCAAAAAACGCATGGGCTGGTCGGAACCCTGGTTTTCTTCCTTTGGCTCCGACTTCAACTACGACTTCGGCGTCACCGACGAAACCGGCGAACACCACGCCCTCAGCGTTTTCCTCCGTGATGGCGACCGCATCTTTCAAACCTACTTCACTTCCGATCGCGGCGTCGAACATCTCGGTGCCACATTTACTTATTTCGACATCACTCCCTTCGGTCGACAGGAAATCGGCGAAGACTCCCCCGCAGGCTGGCCTCAGGGCCCCTTGTATGAATGGTGGAAACATCACGACCGCTATGAAGGCATCGCTCCTAAATCCACCTGCTGCCATTGA
- a CDS encoding tetratricopeptide repeat protein — protein sequence MIDTAERDDLYDEASGLVAIGEIAEAVPLYRRCVELDPQYADGWHALGMALFKSDSVKEAIGAGMMATTLRPNDLLAWTALSQMYVKNGQIAEAEDAKGKARILSLGGKIVKETKDEKAED from the coding sequence ATGATCGACACTGCGGAACGCGACGACCTCTATGACGAAGCCAGCGGCCTCGTCGCCATCGGAGAAATCGCCGAAGCCGTTCCTCTCTATCGTCGCTGCGTCGAGCTCGACCCCCAATATGCCGACGGCTGGCACGCCCTCGGCATGGCCCTTTTCAAAAGCGATTCCGTCAAGGAAGCCATCGGTGCTGGCATGATGGCCACCACCCTTCGACCCAACGATCTCCTCGCCTGGACCGCCCTCTCCCAGATGTATGTCAAAAACGGCCAGATCGCCGAAGCCGAAGACGCCAAAGGCAAAGCCCGCATCCTCTCGCTCGGCGGTAAAATAGTTAAAGAGACAAAAGACGAAAAGGCAGAAGACTAA
- a CDS encoding PEP-CTERM sorting domain-containing protein has product MRASNHSDSKAPRRTIFAILASALLSTPLTAAVSLASGNYTENFNAALDPNAWTLSNVGVRAYTDGGRPNVTVAAAGGDGLVSGTAPAGTNIGDILTSIKPAGSYASLGFSGSWLTNNSAPAGPVNGDLTFTRTATLSFDSLGTHSQIDSISFLLAAGDSIDGVEGVFEVLLDGNVIFRRDFESGGTLRTSGFSTGFEDVGTGITPLATAANLLGAGFYRETWSAGATTTANRFAESWTVESAYQINLQNIAHSSDTLYLQFVWRGFNSDFSDEFLAIDNLAVSVPEPSRFLLLCSSLGLILMRRRRH; this is encoded by the coding sequence ATGCGTGCCTCAAATCACTCCGACTCCAAGGCCCCACGCCGCACCATTTTTGCCATTCTCGCCTCCGCGCTGCTGTCCACGCCCCTGACTGCCGCCGTCTCCCTTGCCAGCGGCAACTACACGGAAAATTTCAATGCGGCCCTCGATCCCAACGCCTGGACCTTGTCCAACGTCGGCGTCCGCGCCTACACCGACGGCGGGCGACCCAACGTCACCGTCGCCGCCGCCGGAGGCGATGGTCTTGTCTCAGGCACCGCCCCCGCCGGCACCAATATCGGCGACATCCTCACCTCCATCAAACCCGCCGGCTCCTATGCCTCCCTTGGTTTTTCAGGCAGCTGGCTCACCAACAACAGCGCCCCTGCCGGTCCCGTCAACGGCGACCTGACCTTCACCCGCACCGCCACCCTCTCCTTCGACTCCCTCGGCACCCACAGCCAAATTGACAGCATCAGCTTCCTGCTCGCCGCTGGCGACAGCATCGACGGTGTCGAAGGCGTGTTCGAGGTGCTTCTCGATGGCAACGTTATTTTCCGTCGCGACTTCGAATCCGGCGGCACCCTCCGCACCAGCGGTTTCTCCACTGGATTTGAAGACGTCGGCACCGGCATCACCCCTCTTGCCACCGCCGCCAATCTCCTCGGTGCAGGCTTTTACCGCGAAACCTGGTCCGCAGGAGCCACCACCACCGCCAACCGTTTTGCCGAAAGCTGGACCGTCGAATCCGCCTACCAAATCAATCTTCAAAACATCGCCCACAGCTCCGACACCCTCTACCTCCAGTTTGTCTGGCGCGGTTTCAACAGCGACTTCAGCGACGAGTTCCTCGCCATCGACAACCTCGCCGTCAGTGTCCCCGAGCCAAGCCGCTTCCTTCTACTCTGCAGCTCCCTCGGCCTCATCCTCATGCGCCGCCGCCGTCATTGA
- a CDS encoding NAD(P)/FAD-dependent oxidoreductase: MRQPILIIGQGLAGTAIAWRLWQCGIPFLIVDPNQSETCSKVAAGLITPITGMRLNLSWRIADLLPAAEHFYRDIEKQLGVGFYHSLPHSRLFKEPREIALWEKRRIDPAFIPWIDSESESESADEIADPALFHSELGGFRQQGSGWLDTLTYLEASRQFFEENTCCQQGLVNESDLDIRADTIIWHDAEFSHAILCRGWQQSASDLTPWLPFDAARGVMVDLEFESSILSRHIYNRGGWILPHSPDRWRAGSTYEFDFQRPLEDSLADLQKKLQALLRIPFTMTRPRAGVRPIIKGRQAVLGRHPANDRLLVFNGLGSKGAMKSPLLSRWLVDHLLDHQPLDEAIDIRSNL; this comes from the coding sequence ATGCGCCAACCCATCCTCATCATTGGCCAAGGCCTCGCCGGCACCGCCATCGCCTGGCGACTCTGGCAATGTGGCATCCCTTTTCTCATCGTCGATCCCAACCAGTCCGAAACCTGCTCGAAAGTTGCCGCCGGACTGATCACGCCCATCACCGGCATGCGCCTCAACCTCAGCTGGCGCATTGCCGACCTCCTCCCCGCCGCCGAGCATTTCTATCGCGACATCGAGAAGCAACTCGGCGTTGGTTTCTATCATTCGCTGCCTCATTCCCGCCTTTTCAAAGAACCCCGCGAAATTGCCCTGTGGGAAAAACGCCGCATCGATCCCGCCTTCATCCCGTGGATCGATTCCGAATCCGAATCTGAAAGCGCAGACGAGATCGCTGATCCCGCCCTCTTTCACTCCGAACTTGGTGGCTTTCGCCAACAAGGTTCCGGATGGCTCGACACTCTCACCTACCTTGAAGCCAGCCGTCAATTTTTCGAAGAAAACACCTGCTGCCAGCAAGGCCTCGTCAACGAATCCGACCTCGACATCCGCGCGGACACGATCATCTGGCACGACGCCGAATTTTCACACGCCATCCTCTGTCGCGGCTGGCAGCAATCCGCCAGCGACCTCACCCCGTGGCTACCCTTCGATGCAGCACGCGGCGTCATGGTCGATCTCGAATTTGAATCCTCCATCCTCTCCCGACACATCTACAACCGCGGTGGCTGGATTCTCCCTCACAGCCCTGATCGCTGGCGCGCAGGTTCAACTTATGAATTCGATTTTCAACGGCCGTTGGAAGATTCTTTGGCCGACCTTCAAAAGAAGCTGCAGGCCCTCCTTCGCATCCCCTTCACGATGACCCGACCTCGCGCTGGCGTCCGCCCCATCATCAAAGGCCGACAGGCCGTGCTTGGTCGTCATCCCGCGAATGACCGCCTGCTGGTCTTCAACGGCCTCGGCTCCAAAGGTGCGATGAAATCCCCGCTCTTATCACGCTGGCTCGTTGACCACCTTCTCGACCACCAGCCTCTCGACGAGGCCATCGACATCCGCTCCAACCTGTGA
- a CDS encoding class I tRNA ligase family protein, which yields MKPYYITTAIDYTNGAPHIGHAYEKVLADVMARFQRLQGREVFFLTGVDQYGQKVQKSAEAAGVTPTAFVEATTVKFLALWEKLGIKYDGWAATTDEKHRRVVQAILQKLHDNGQLYKKSYQGFYSERQEQFLTDKERDAEGNFGPEWGTVVELHEENWFFKLSDHVDWLREFIKSHPDFIFPAFRANDVLNALENTVGQDLSISRPKERLTWGIPLPFDDRYVTYVWFDALTNYISFAGYLADEVGNPGLPDFSKLWPCEAHVIGKDILVPAHAIYWPIMLHALGFPDEHIPQLIVHGWWNVKGQKMSKSLGNVIDPNQVSDLVTADGLRYYLMRDIATGYDADSNTERLHMAYSKELAGGLGNLLNRTINMAQKYRSGILTPGSYDDEINVALRQTVASAPIAYASKMNAWAIHDGIAEAWKIIDHANKFVDTTLPFKLAKDPEQAARLDSVLYHLAESLAHISILLDPIIPTATRKLREQLNWIPAEKFTLSDLHWGLLPTGHQLGTPTPLFPQLILLAE from the coding sequence ATGAAGCCCTACTACATCACCACCGCCATCGACTACACCAACGGCGCCCCGCACATCGGGCATGCCTATGAGAAAGTCCTCGCCGATGTGATGGCCCGCTTCCAGCGCCTTCAGGGACGCGAGGTTTTCTTCCTGACCGGCGTCGACCAATACGGTCAAAAAGTGCAAAAAAGCGCCGAAGCCGCCGGTGTCACCCCCACCGCCTTTGTCGAGGCCACCACCGTCAAATTCCTCGCCCTCTGGGAAAAACTTGGCATTAAATACGACGGCTGGGCCGCCACCACCGACGAAAAACACCGTCGTGTTGTCCAGGCCATTCTGCAAAAACTCCACGACAACGGCCAGCTTTACAAAAAATCCTACCAGGGTTTCTACAGCGAACGTCAGGAACAGTTTCTTACTGACAAAGAACGCGACGCCGAAGGCAACTTCGGACCTGAATGGGGCACCGTCGTCGAGCTCCATGAAGAAAACTGGTTCTTCAAACTCAGCGACCACGTCGACTGGCTGCGCGAGTTCATCAAATCCCATCCTGACTTCATCTTCCCCGCCTTCCGCGCCAACGACGTCCTCAACGCCCTCGAAAACACTGTCGGCCAGGACCTCAGCATCTCACGACCTAAAGAGCGACTCACCTGGGGCATCCCGCTTCCCTTCGACGACCGCTACGTCACCTATGTCTGGTTCGACGCCCTCACCAACTACATCAGCTTCGCCGGCTACCTCGCCGATGAAGTCGGCAACCCCGGTCTCCCCGACTTCTCCAAACTCTGGCCCTGTGAAGCCCACGTCATCGGCAAAGACATCCTCGTCCCTGCTCACGCCATCTACTGGCCCATCATGCTCCATGCCCTCGGCTTCCCCGACGAACACATTCCCCAGCTCATCGTGCACGGCTGGTGGAACGTCAAAGGCCAGAAGATGAGCAAGAGCCTCGGCAACGTCATCGATCCCAACCAGGTCTCAGACCTCGTCACCGCCGACGGCCTTCGTTATTATCTCATGCGCGATATTGCCACCGGCTACGATGCCGACAGCAACACCGAGCGCCTCCACATGGCCTACAGCAAGGAACTCGCCGGCGGCCTCGGCAACCTTCTCAACCGCACCATCAACATGGCGCAAAAGTATCGCAGCGGCATCCTCACCCCCGGCAGCTACGATGATGAGATTAACGTCGCCCTTCGCCAGACCGTCGCCTCTGCCCCAATTGCCTACGCCTCCAAAATGAACGCCTGGGCCATTCACGACGGCATCGCCGAAGCCTGGAAGATCATCGACCACGCCAACAAGTTCGTCGACACCACCCTCCCCTTCAAACTTGCCAAGGATCCTGAGCAAGCTGCCCGTCTTGACAGCGTCCTCTACCACCTCGCCGAGTCGCTTGCCCACATCAGCATCCTGCTTGATCCCATCATCCCCACCGCCACCCGCAAACTCCGCGAGCAGCTCAATTGGATCCCCGCCGAAAAATTCACCCTCAGCGACCTCCATTGGGGCCTCCTTCCCACTGGTCATCAGCTCGGCACCCCCACGCCTCTCTTCCCGCAGTTGATCCTTCTCGCCGAGTAG